From the Amia ocellicauda isolate fAmiCal2 chromosome 12, fAmiCal2.hap1, whole genome shotgun sequence genome, the window TACTCTCTACTAGGATTATTCATACTATTGGCAATTATTGCAATTGTTCCCAGGGATAAGTAATATGATTAGTAATACAATTATTCATATTCTCAGAGGTGGTGTCAGAGTTCCTGCTCTCAAAATAATGATTACCGGTGATTGTGTCAGAGCTCCTGCTTTATTAACAGTATAAGACCCAATATGAATATGCTTGTTCATATTACCGGTGATGGTGTCTGTGAGTTCCTGCTCATGAGTCTTCCGCAGCAGGCGGACAAGTGCGGGAACACCGTCACAGTTCTTCACGGCGATCTTGTTCTCTCCGTCTCGGCCAAACGAGATATTCTTCAGAGCCCCGCAGGCTGCCTGCCTTACCTCCCTCCCGGGGTGATCAAGCAGAGACACCAGCGCAGGCACCCCCTTCAGCCTGCGCACCTCCGATTTCacctgaaagaaacaaaaaaagttaataCACGTACAGTACATTATCACTGCACTGAGGGACAGGGTGTTACATTCTTATTGTGGGTGAGGGTAGTGTATTCATGTCCGTGAATTACAGTACCTTGTCATTCTTGTAGGTGAGGTGCTGCAGGAAGGCTGCAGCGTTGGTCTTGACCGGGTCTAGGCGGTAGTTGAGCATGGCGATGACCTCGGGGAGCTCAGGCTGTCTCCAGGTGGGGGGGGGCCCCTTGCGCAGTGTGCTGTCCAGGCTGGCCATGCTTCCCCGCTCGGCCTGGGCCAGGGGAGCTCCCCAGTAATAAGGCTCTCCCCCGGGACCACCCATGTCTCCATCCAGGGTGTCCTCATAgctcctggagagagagagagagagttaatatGGAGGACATACAGATATATCCTATAGGACAGTAACACCACACCATCCCTGCCACAGCACCCATCCCACCCCCAGCACTCACCGGAGTCTGCGTCGGGTGTCCAGGGTTCCACCACCCCCACCGCGGGGCAAGGTCCCGTAGCCAGGGGGGGGCAGGCCGTAGTCGGGGTCATCGTAGCCTAGGCTGCGCTGGTCGTCCTCCAGGCCATAGGGCTCGGCGATGAAGCGGGGGGGTGCTGCAAGCTCCATCGCGCTGCCCAGCCTCACCTGGGGCTGAGCCGCATATGGGTCAGTCTGCCGACTGGGGGCCCGATACCCCGAGTCTAGCGTGCGGTAACCATCCAccggcctgagagagagagagagggttaaaaCCAACTGGCACAGACAATGACTGGACAcagcagtacattaacactcaAAGAGAGCACCCAGACCCACAGGCCAGCCCTCCTCACCTGTATCGCTCATCCATCCGCGTCACCCTTCCTAGACTGGTATAGGCATCCGAGGGAGGGCCGGTCCTGTAGCCAGAGTCATCATAACCCCCTCCTACTCGGGGATCAGTGGCATAGTGATAGTTTCGGGGCACAGTGGCAGTGCCCGGGTATAGCTCCCCGCCACCCCCAACCCCCGCCTGTGGCCCTGGGTTACGGTAAACTCTGTCCAGTGTGGCGGAGTAGGaggcattgttgttgttgtgggtgGGGGGCAGAGGGGCACCCTGCAGGGAGCCGTCCAGTGACAGGGTGTCCGACATGGAGGGGATGACCGTGCGTGTGGTGACTGTCTTCACCACCTTcttcacctgagagagagagagagagaaagtttaCAGTGAGGTATAGAcccactgactggacactacagttaATTAATGCAGAGAACTGTACGTTGGCCTGTTAaagtacatttatataaatctgtgaaacatatgtaatgctttCCCActtcatgccaataaagcttgttttgaatccgTGTTCAGGGTCCAGTGTGCAGTACCGTGGTCTCAGTGCGTCGTGTTGTGCCGTCCTCGCTGGTTTCCACGGAGACCACAGAAGCAGGCTGCTCAGGGTCCTCCTCCACAGTTACAGTTTCTTCGACGAAGTGCCCAGGGTCCAGCATCCTGTACTGTAACCGTAGCAAAAAGAATTGTCAGACTACCACAGACTACCACAGACTACCACAGACTACCACAGACTACCACAGACTACCACAGACTACCACAGACTACCACAGACTACCACAGACTACCACAGACTACCACAGACTACCATTACCTGTGTGCCGTTGATGTATGCCTCGCTCAGTTTCAACCTGTCTATTTCAGCATCACCAGAGACCCGGCCGTTCTGAGAAAGGGGAGAAAGGGGTTTAACTGGTAGGTCATTACAAACCATTTTGaagtcacactgacacactggtgAAACTCAGTGTACTGCGATGTGCTTTACTCGTACTGCAGTGCACTATACTGTATTTCACTACTGACTGCAGTACACTATACCGACTAAGAAAAATtacaagctttattggcatgacaaagaGCATTGGTCAAGAAATGAAGGTACTCAGTGTAGCACACGTGGCTTAACACTTAATATTGGGGAAACTTGCATAATACCAGACTGGACACTTCAGTGCTGCTTTAACATGCATACAGGAGTGACAGCTAGAAGCCAAGAGGGGCCTGGGTCTGCACAGCTCTCTGTACAGAGCTGCAGTACTGCACAGCCACCACTGAGGGGTAGCAAACTACATAAGTGCTTCAAATTCAAATCTCTGCCATACACACAACCTATTGAAAGCTAGATTTCCCATCCCGATCACCACACCCCCCACCTACTCCCCTACACCCTCTTGTTCCCTATGCACCTGCCAACTCTATCCAGtcccctccttctcttccccatCCCCTCTCCACTTCTCTAACCTCCCATTATCCATCATCCCAtccatctccctctcctctaCCCCTCAATGTCTATATACCACTCTTCTCCATTCACTCACTAATGGAAAAATGGTACAGACAGTAATAGTTTATATTAACCATTAAGATGGACACATGCAAAAACACAAATCTATTGAACCGACAAACTCCAACAGTCCAGTAAATTCCAGTTTCTCCAATCATAACAGGGAGAAAGCCACCACAGCGGAATGCATCAGATAGCagaatatattaaaaagaaaattaaaactgaAGTCACATGCAGAGGTACTGAGCAAAAGCCAAAACCCCAGTGCAGACTGCATGTGAACTAAAGCAAAGTGAAGGTATGGGATGGGATAGAATGGAATTGGATGGGAGAGGGGGTAGTGGAGGGTCCTTTAATGAAAATTCAGGAAATTCAATCCCTAGACACTCCAAATGTAAAGTGAATTCGCTTCACAGGATTGTAGCAGATGAGGACAGTAAGAGTACGGGTCATGGTGGGAGTTGAGCAAGAGAAGCGGAAGAGTTGTATACGATGAAGTCACCTATGGGTatggtggtagtagtagtgaAATGGAATGGAGATGGGGTGGTAcgttggggggtggggtgggtcaTGGTTGTACCTGCTGGGCGGGGGGGGCTCGGGGGTTGCCGTTGGCGACGGTGAGCTGCTGGCTGACCCGCTgcctctcctcctccagggcgCGAGTCAGCCTCTGAAACTGGGCCTCCTGCTCCCTCACTGAGGCCAGCAGAGAGGCAGCACTCTCACACTGCTCCATacacactgagagagggagagacaggggtTAGAGCCCACagacccacagagagagagagaggactcacACAGGTCCATACACACTGAAGGGAGAGACGGGGgtaagagagaggggggggtgggggttgagaACTCACagcttcacacacagacagggagagacaggggTTAGAAACCAGAGACTCGCACTGCTTCATACACACAGGGAGAGCCAACAGACAAAAGGGGGGGAGTGACCAggaaagaggaggagagagggagggagagaggggagaaatCCACACTGATTTGAGCACCGTAGACAACTCCGCCCAAAACTCATAAATTCATTAGATTCCAAATTAACTTGGTACTTGGTCGGTTTACAACCCTGGTCCTGGCGAGCTACAACACAGGAGTGCTCTCTAGCTGAGGCCCTGGAACAGTTACAGTATAGCCAACCCTAAACTGCACTCCCAGGACCCGGGCCACAGACCTGTTACACTGCTGTTTTACAATCATGCTGCCAAAATACATTGACTGCTGAATATGCTGATCTTAAAAAgtattacaatattttaaatagatCAAGAAACCTATGAGCTTTGGGCAGTTGTATTATTTCAAAGGGAAGAATAATTTTAAC encodes:
- the ctnnd1 gene encoding catenin delta-1 isoform X3 codes for the protein MEQCESAASLLASVREQEAQFQRLTRALEEERQRVSQQLTVANGNPRAPPAQQNGRVSGDAEIDRLKLSEAYINGTQYRMLDPGHFVEETVTVEEDPEQPASVVSVETSEDGTTRRTETTVKKVVKTVTTRTVIPSMSDTLSLDGSLQGAPLPPTHNNNNASYSATLDRVYRNPGPQAGVGGGGELYPGTATVPRNYHYATDPRVGGGYDDSGYRTGPPSDAYTSLGRVTRMDERYRPVDGYRTLDSGYRAPSRQTDPYAAQPQVRLGSAMELAAPPRFIAEPYGLEDDQRSLGYDDPDYGLPPPGYGTLPRGGGGGTLDTRRRLRSYEDTLDGDMGGPGGEPYYWGAPLAQAERGSMASLDSTLRKGPPPTWRQPELPEVIAMLNYRLDPVKTNAAAFLQHLTYKNDKVKSEVRRLKGVPALVSLLDHPGREVRQAACGALKNISFGRDGENKIAVKNCDGVPALVRLLRKTHEQELTDTITGTLWNLSSHDSVKMEIVDHALHALCDEVMVPHSGWEREREREEESCKPRHLEWETALTNTAGCLRNVSSERSEARRKLRECTGLVDSLMYIVQSQIDRKDVDNKLIENCVCLLRNLSYQVHREVPGCERYQDAMPLGQGPASSSSQKGSCFGSKKSKDEWFSKGKKDPDDLSADMVDFPKRTVPAKGYELLYQPEVVRLYTSLLKESRNLAVLEAAAGAIQNLCAGRWTYGRYIRAMVRQEKGLSLITELLSHNHDRVVRAMSGALRNLAIDPRNRQLLGKHAVPNLVSNLPGGQQQPAKSLEEETVVSVLSTLNEVLQANLEGAKTLRQSQGIEKLVLINKDGNRAEREVRAAGQVLQTVWGYKELRRPLEKEGWKKTDFTTANVAPHGPRTNAAYEDTTAPLIDRGDKRDRERDRDMIPMNDMGPDTYATLDQRDRTLDRSIDLSERDTMQKI
- the ctnnd1 gene encoding catenin delta-1 isoform X1 → MEQCESAASLLASVREQEAQFQRLTRALEEERQRVSQQLTVANGNPRAPPAQQNGRVSGDAEIDRLKLSEAYINGTQYRMLDPGHFVEETVTVEEDPEQPASVVSVETSEDGTTRRTETTVKKVVKTVTTRTVIPSMSDTLSLDGSLQGAPLPPTHNNNNASYSATLDRVYRNPGPQAGVGGGGELYPGTATVPRNYHYATDPRVGGGYDDSGYRTGPPSDAYTSLGRVTRMDERYRPVDGYRTLDSGYRAPSRQTDPYAAQPQVRLGSAMELAAPPRFIAEPYGLEDDQRSLGYDDPDYGLPPPGYGTLPRGGGGGTLDTRRRLRSYEDTLDGDMGGPGGEPYYWGAPLAQAERGSMASLDSTLRKGPPPTWRQPELPEVIAMLNYRLDPVKTNAAAFLQHLTYKNDKVKSEVRRLKGVPALVSLLDHPGREVRQAACGALKNISFGRDGENKIAVKNCDGVPALVRLLRKTHEQELTDTITGTLWNLSSHDSVKMEIVDHALHALCDEVMVPHSGWEREREREEESCKPRHLEWETALTNTAGCLRNVSSERSEARRKLRECTGLVDSLMYIVQSQIDRKDVDNKLIENCVCLLRNLSYQVHREVPGCERYQDAMPLGQGPASSSSQKGSCFGSKKSKDEWFSKGKKDPDDLSADMVDFPKRTVPAKGYELLYQPEVVRLYTSLLKESRNLAVLEAAAGAIQNLCAGRWTYGRYIRAMVRQEKGLSLITELLSHNHDRVVRAMSGALRNLAIDPRNRQLLGKHAVPNLVSNLPGGQQQPAKSLEEETVVSVLSTLNEVLQANLEGAKTLRQSQGIEKLVLINKDGNRAEREVRAAGQVLQTVWGYKELRRPLEKEGWKKTDFTTANVAPHGPRTNAAYEDTTAPLIDRGDKRDRERDRDMIPMNDMGPDTYATLDQRDRTLDRSIDLSERDTMQGAVYNEGSRHSIPLLHTYDG
- the ctnnd1 gene encoding catenin delta-1 isoform X2; translated protein: MEQCESAASLLASVREQEAQFQRLTRALEEERQRVSQQLTVANGNPRAPPAQQNGRVSGDAEIDRLKLSEAYINGTQYRMLDPGHFVEETVTVEEDPEQPASVVSVETSEDGTTRRTETTVKKVVKTVTTRTVIPSMSDTLSLDGSLQGAPLPPTHNNNNASYSATLDRVYRNPGPQAGVGGGGELYPGTATVPRNYHYATDPRVGGGYDDSGYRTGPPSDAYTSLGRVTRMDERYRPVDGYRTLDSGYRAPSRQTDPYAAQPQVRLGSAMELAAPPRFIAEPYGLEDDQRSLGYDDPDYGLPPPGYGTLPRGGGGGTLDTRRRLRSYEDTLDGDMGGPGGEPYYWGAPLAQAERGSMASLDSTLRKGPPPTWRQPELPEVIAMLNYRLDPVKTNAAAFLQHLTYKNDKVKSEVRRLKGVPALVSLLDHPGREVRQAACGALKNISFGRDGENKIAVKNCDGVPALVRLLRKTHEQELTDTITGTLWNLSSHDSVKMEIVDHALHALCDEVMVPHSGWEREREREEESCKPRHLEWETALTNTAGCLRNVSSERSEARRKLRECTGLVDSLMYIVQSQIDRKDVDNKLIENCVCLLRNLSYQVHREVPGCERYQDAMPLGQGPASSSSQKGSCFGSKKSKGKKDPDDLSADMVDFPKRTVPAKGYELLYQPEVVRLYTSLLKESRNLAVLEAAAGAIQNLCAGRWTYGRYIRAMVRQEKGLSLITELLSHNHDRVVRAMSGALRNLAIDPRNRQLLGKHAVPNLVSNLPGGQQQPAKSLEEETVVSVLSTLNEVLQANLEGAKTLRQSQGIEKLVLINKDGNRAEREVRAAGQVLQTVWGYKELRRPLEKEGWKKTDFTTANVAPHGPRTNAAYEDTTAPLIDRGDKRDRERDRDMIPMNDMGPDTYATLDQRDRTLDRSIDLSERDTMQGAVYNEGSRHSIPLLHTYDG